In Carya illinoinensis cultivar Pawnee chromosome 10, C.illinoinensisPawnee_v1, whole genome shotgun sequence, one DNA window encodes the following:
- the LOC122279719 gene encoding mitochondrial fission 1 protein A isoform X1 has protein sequence MDAKISQFFDSIGSFFSGGDQIPWCDRDIILGCEREVAEAGDSDERKSESIMRLSWALVHSRQPEDVQRGMAMLEASLANTSSPLQQREKLYLLAVGYYRSGDCSRSRQLVEQCLEIAPDWRQAQTLKKTIEDKIAKDGVIGIGITATAVGLIVGGIAAALARKN, from the exons ATGGACGCCAAGATCAGCCAGTTCTTCGACTCCATCGGTTCATTCTTCTCCGGCGGCGATCAGATCCCTTGGTGCGACCGCGACATCATCCTT GGCTGTGAGAGAGAAGTTGCAGAGGCTGGAGACTCGGATGAACGTAAGAGTGAAAGCATTATGAGGTTGTCATGGGCTCTTGTCCATTCAAGACAACCAGAAGATGTGCAGCGTGGGATGGCAATGCTCGAAG CTTCCTTGGCCAACACTAGCAGCCCTTTGCAGCAGAGGGAGAAGCTCTATCTCTTGGCTGTTGGTTATTACAGAAGTGGTGATTGTTCGAGGAGTCGGCAGCTTGTGGAGCAATGCTTAGAG ATTGCACCTGATTGGAGGCAGGCTCAGACTCTTAAGAAGACAATCGAAGATAAAATTGCTAAAG ATGGTGTTATTGGAATAGGCATCACAGCCACCGCTGTTGGGCTTATTGTTGGTGGAATTGCTGCAGCATTAGCTCGCAAGAACTGA
- the LOC122279719 gene encoding mitochondrial fission 1 protein A isoform X2 translates to MGKCFQTGCEREVAEAGDSDERKSESIMRLSWALVHSRQPEDVQRGMAMLEASLANTSSPLQQREKLYLLAVGYYRSGDCSRSRQLVEQCLEIAPDWRQAQTLKKTIEDKIAKDGVIGIGITATAVGLIVGGIAAALARKN, encoded by the exons ATGGGAAAGTGTTTTCAAACT GGCTGTGAGAGAGAAGTTGCAGAGGCTGGAGACTCGGATGAACGTAAGAGTGAAAGCATTATGAGGTTGTCATGGGCTCTTGTCCATTCAAGACAACCAGAAGATGTGCAGCGTGGGATGGCAATGCTCGAAG CTTCCTTGGCCAACACTAGCAGCCCTTTGCAGCAGAGGGAGAAGCTCTATCTCTTGGCTGTTGGTTATTACAGAAGTGGTGATTGTTCGAGGAGTCGGCAGCTTGTGGAGCAATGCTTAGAG ATTGCACCTGATTGGAGGCAGGCTCAGACTCTTAAGAAGACAATCGAAGATAAAATTGCTAAAG ATGGTGTTATTGGAATAGGCATCACAGCCACCGCTGTTGGGCTTATTGTTGGTGGAATTGCTGCAGCATTAGCTCGCAAGAACTGA
- the LOC122279718 gene encoding AUGMIN subunit 1, whose protein sequence is MSDPPVTEAKSGSDASRISELQKWLAARFGDAGKEVPDFEYTPRSVGYLHTLLNISEAKEKSADIVAKDFRRKAAEYRSQAARIREILESVGLAQDSLPSNVVGSAQVLANVANLLNIRDTELSSFLVAMGDISLRKSGVEEKRAKVQKESKILLDYTRKAIARLTYLKRTLAQLEDDLPPCEAQMENWKTNLQVMAAKERQYMQQCANYKAVLNRVGYSPEISHGVLVDMAEHRKELEKKTKPILDTLRSYQDLPPDKALAALAIEDKKRQYAAAEKYLEDVLHSALATSE, encoded by the exons ATGAGCGATCCTCCGGTGACTGAAGCGAAGAGCGGTTCCGATGCGTCTCGAATTTCGGAACTTCAGAAATGGTTGGCGGCCAGATTTGGCGATGCCGGCAAAGAAGTTCCCGATTTCGAATACACCCCAAGAAGCGTCGGTTATTTGCACACTCTTCTCAACATCTCCGAAGCCAAGGAAAAATCTGCCGACATTGTGGCCAAGGATTTCCGGCGAAAAGCCGCCGAATACCGCTCTCAAG CTGCAAGGATTAGGGAGATATTGGAGAGCGTGGGGCTGGCACAGGATAGTTTGCCATCAAATGTGGTTGGGTCAGCGCAGGTTCTAGCAAATGTGGCAAATTTGTTGAATATAAGAGACACCGAGCTAAGTAG TTTTCTAGTAGCAATGGGGGATATATCTTTGAGGAAGAGTGGTGTGGAGGAGAAGAGGGCTAAAGTACAAAAGGAATCCAAAATTCTTCTTGATTACACTCGAAAGGCGATAGCCAGGCTTACCTATTTGAAAAG AACGCTGGCACAACTAGAAGATGATCTACCTCCATGTGAGGCTCAAATGGAAAATTGGAAGACAAACTTGCAAGTTATGGCTGCCAAGGAGCGGCAATACATGCAACAGTGTGCCAACTACAAG GCAGTACTGAATCGTGTGGGCTACAGCCCAGAGATTAGCCATGGAGTGTTGGTTGATATGGCTGAGCACAGGAAGGAGTTAGAGAAGAAAACAAAGCCAATACTCGACACTTTGAGGAGCTACCAAGACTTGCCTCCG GATAAAGCTTTGGCTGCTTTGGCAATTGAGGACAAGAAAAGACAGTATGCAGCTGCTGAGAAGTATCTTGAAGATGTCTTGCATTCAGCTCTTGCCACATCGGAATAA
- the LOC122279721 gene encoding DNA-directed RNA polymerase V subunit 5A-like isoform X1: MEEQDGLEGEGEGEGNGGILGPCLTSYVDPGTSESHRYYLARRTVMEMLRDRGYVVPNSEVELSLQDFRDIHGQNPDLERLRISTTLRSDPLKRILVIFCGPSVVKVHMIRSIAYQIVNKDTLGGLILIVQNHITAQALKAVDLFPFKAEIFQITDMLVNITKHVLKPKHRILTDREKQRLLEKYNIEEKQLPRMLRKDAIARYYGLEKGQVVKVSYGGENEITESHVTYRCVW, translated from the exons ATGGAGGAGCAGGATGGGTTGGAAGGGgaaggggagggggaggggaatGGTGGGATACTGGGGCCGTGCCTGACTAGCTACGTGGATCCTGGAACCTCTGAGAGCCACAGATACTACCTCGCACGCAGAACCGTCATGGAGATGCTCAGGGACAGAGGCTATGTTGTCCCCAACTCCGAAGTCGAGCTCTCTCTCCAAGACTTCCGGGACATTCATGGCCAGAACCCCGACCTCGAACGCCTCCGAATCTCCACCACTCTTCGCTCTGACCCTTTGAAAAGG attttggtaattttttgtGGACCCAGTGTGGTAAAAGTTCACATGATTCGTAGCATTGCATATCAGATCGTTAACAAAGACACCTTGGGTGGGTTGATACTAATAGTGCAAAACCATATAACAGCCCAAGCATTGAAAGCAGTGGATCTTTTCCCATTTAAAGCTGAAATATTCCAG ATCACCGACATGCTTGTTAACATTACAAAGCATGTGTTGAAGCCAAAGCATCGCATACTAACCGACCGAGAGAAACAGAGGCTCTTAGAAAAGTACAATATAGAAGAAAAGCAG CTTCCTCGAATGTTACGAAAAGATGCGATTGCAAGATACTATGGGCTTGAGAAGGGGCAGGTGGTGAAGGTAAGCTATGGTGGTGAAAATGAAATCACCGAGTCGCATGTAACTTACCGTTGCGTCTGGTGA
- the LOC122279721 gene encoding DNA-directed RNA polymerase V subunit 5A-like isoform X2 has protein sequence MEEQDGLEGEGEGEGNGGILGPCLTSYVDPGTSESHRYYLARRTVMEMLRDRGYVVPNSEVELSLQDFRDIHGQNPDLERLRISTTLRSDPLKRILVIFCGPSVVKVHMIRSIAYQIVNKDTLGGLILIVQNHITAQALKAVDLFPFKAEIFQLPRMLRKDAIARYYGLEKGQVVKVSYGGENEITESHVTYRCVW, from the exons ATGGAGGAGCAGGATGGGTTGGAAGGGgaaggggagggggaggggaatGGTGGGATACTGGGGCCGTGCCTGACTAGCTACGTGGATCCTGGAACCTCTGAGAGCCACAGATACTACCTCGCACGCAGAACCGTCATGGAGATGCTCAGGGACAGAGGCTATGTTGTCCCCAACTCCGAAGTCGAGCTCTCTCTCCAAGACTTCCGGGACATTCATGGCCAGAACCCCGACCTCGAACGCCTCCGAATCTCCACCACTCTTCGCTCTGACCCTTTGAAAAGG attttggtaattttttgtGGACCCAGTGTGGTAAAAGTTCACATGATTCGTAGCATTGCATATCAGATCGTTAACAAAGACACCTTGGGTGGGTTGATACTAATAGTGCAAAACCATATAACAGCCCAAGCATTGAAAGCAGTGGATCTTTTCCCATTTAAAGCTGAAATATTCCAG CTTCCTCGAATGTTACGAAAAGATGCGATTGCAAGATACTATGGGCTTGAGAAGGGGCAGGTGGTGAAGGTAAGCTATGGTGGTGAAAATGAAATCACCGAGTCGCATGTAACTTACCGTTGCGTCTGGTGA
- the LOC122279722 gene encoding uncharacterized protein At5g39865-like: protein MGCTSSKPNTFFLEHPSHPSSSSSSASHSSNSSPWVPRALSLPTPLVHHPPLRKGDTHHLVSLTSTTYGSLLLIDRPKPPKNPKLNGHDLPGHHYTTQISPITPAPAPAPDPNPDPEQSLSPDSVINTWELMDGLDDFAADSDKPVSSIFDRPVAIPNKPSSYQFTGCDGSQKKLLDLFESVKSSDVVSGNSPHATKPLWQHLSEEALLAKMDHNVVSSYRRALSSRQLHIQSRRMQSLESSPTNYSFSNSWYRSPGNEERIVIYFTSLRGIRKTYEDCCSVRMIFRGFRVPVDERDISMDSEYRKELQRALGGKAVSLPQVFIRGNHVGGAEEVKQLNEVGELAKLLEGFPILDPGYVCKGCGDARFVPCPNCSGSRKVFEEEEGESRRCPDCNENGLLRCPGCCS from the coding sequence ATGGGCTGCACTTCTTCAAAACCCAACACCTTTTTCCTGGAACACCCGTCtcatccttcttcttcttcatcttctgctTCACACTCTTCAAATTCTTCCCCATGGGTCCCCAGAGCTCTCTCCCTCCCAACCCCACTTGTCCACCACCCACCTCTTAGAAAGGGTGATACCCATCACCTTGTATCTCTCACCTCCACTACCTATGGTTCACTCCTCCTCATAGACCGCCCTAAACCCCCaaaaaaccctaaattgaaTGGTCACGATCTCCCTGGTCACCACTACACTACCCAGATAAGCCCTATTACGCCAGCACCAGCACCAGCACCAGACCCAAACCCAGACCCAGAGCAATCGTTATCCCCTGACTCTGTAATCAACACCTGGGAACTCATGGACGGCCTCGATGACTTCGCCGCCGATTCTGATAAGCCAGTTTCTTCGATTTTTGACCGCCCTGTCGCCATCCCGAACAAACCCAGTTCGTACCAGTTCACGGGCTGTGATGGTTCACAGAAAAAGCTGCTCGATTTATTTGAATCAGTGAAAAGCTCGGATGTTGTCTCTGGGAATTCACCGCATGCGACGAAACCGCTGTGGCAACACTTATCTGAGGAAGCTTTGCTTGCTAAAATGGATCACAATGTGGTTTCTAGCTATAGGCGCGCATTGTCATCAAGGCAATTGCATATTCAGTCCAGAAGAATGCAATCCCTGGAGTCTAGTCCTACGAACTATTCATTTTCCAATAGTTGGTACCGTTCGCCAGGCAATGAAGAGAGAATTGTGATCTATTTTACAAGTTTGAGAGGAATTCGAAAGACTTACGAAGATTGTTGTTCCGTCAGGATGATATTTAGGGGCTTTAGAGTGCCCGTAGACGAGAGGGACATTTCGATGGATTCAGAGTATCGAAAGGAATTGCAAAGAGCGCTTGGAGGGAAGGCAGTGAGCTTGCCGCAAGTGTTTATTAGGGGAAACCATGTTGGGGGTGCAGAGGAGGTTAAGCAACTCAATGAGGTCGGAGAATTGGCCAAACTTTTAGAGGGGTTTCCGATACTGGATCCTGGGTATGTATGCAAGGGGTGTGGAGATGCGAGGTTTGTGCCGTGCCCAAATTGCAGCGGCAGTCGGAAGGtgtttgaagaggaggaaggAGAGTCGAGGAGGTGCCCGGATTGCAACGAGAACGGCTTGTTACGGTGCCCGGGTTGCTGCTCATGA
- the LOC122279723 gene encoding two-component response regulator ARR8-like, with the protein MGISTESQFHVLAVDDNLIDRKLIERLLKTSSYQVTTVDSGIKALEFLGVHEDDQSNPDIPSVFPNTHQEVEVNLIITDYCMPGMTGYDLLRKIKESSSLRNIPVVIMSSENVPSRISRCLEEGAEEFFLKPVQLADVNRLRPHIMKTKPKDQHEDKQENKEEELGKPEFQSREEKEQQQQQQHHHLQQQHSNSNKRKALEEGLSPDRTRPRYNNGLTTVV; encoded by the exons ATGGGCATCTCTACGGAGTCGCAGTTTCATGTTTTGGCTGTTGATGACAACCTCATAGATAGAAAGCTGATCGAAAGGCTCCTCAAGACCTCATCATATCAAG TTACTACGGTTGATTCTGGTATAAAGGCTCTAGAATTTCTGGGTGTGCATGAAGATGACCAAAGCAACCCAGATATACCATCGGTTTTCCCGAACACTCATCAG GAAGTGGAAGTGAATCTTATCATTACAGACTACTGTATGCCTGGCATGACAGGCTATGATTTGCTCAGGAAAATCAAG GAGTCTTCATCCCTGAGAAACATACCAGTGGTGATTATGTCATCCGAGAATGTGCCTTCAAGGATCAGCAG ATGCTTGGAGGAAGGAGcagaagaatttttcttgaaaCCAGTTCAACTAGCAGATGTTAATCGACTTAGGCCCCATATAATGAAAACTAAGCCGAAGGATCAACATGAAgacaaacaagaaaacaaagaagaagaattaggAAAACCAGAGTTTCAATCAcgagaagaaaaagaacagcagcagcagcaacaacacCACCATCTCCAACAACAACATTCCAATAGCAACAAGAGAAAAGCCTTGGAAGAAGGGCTTTCTCCTGACAGAACAAGACCCAGATACAACAACGGCCTCACCACCGTGGTCTGA